The Spirochaetota bacterium genome has a segment encoding these proteins:
- the rbfA gene encoding 30S ribosome-binding factor RbfA — translation MSYRREKIEEQIHRIVSDLLIREIKDPRIGFATVTGVELAKDYSTAKIGISVLGDPRAMRKTLEGLKSATPYVQHKVGKSLGIRVTPKISFFLDSSLVEGVNMVDLLNKLEEKEMKDEDGREPGEGDGGASDDE, via the coding sequence ATGAGTTACAGAAGAGAAAAGATTGAGGAGCAGATACACAGGATCGTATCCGATTTGCTCATCCGTGAGATAAAGGACCCCCGGATCGGCTTTGCCACCGTGACCGGCGTCGAGCTCGCCAAGGATTATTCCACGGCGAAGATCGGCATTTCGGTCCTGGGGGACCCCCGGGCCATGCGCAAAACCCTGGAGGGCCTTAAGTCGGCGACGCCCTATGTCCAGCACAAGGTCGGCAAGAGCCTCGGCATCAGGGTCACCCCTAAGATATCATTCTTCCTTGATTCGTCCCTGGTCGAAGGAGTGAACATGGTCGATCTCCTGAACAAGCTGGAAGAGAAGGAGATGAAAGATGAAGACGGGCGGGAGCCCGGCGAGGGAGACGGCGGTGCGTC
- the infB gene encoding translation initiation factor IF-2: protein MKAIEIARRNHISWEDMMEVCRELEIACETEESDLQEKNIFLIEKKIEAIKKRKAQQIEDSKKGKKIKLKRKVQVPKEGKEGAEAVEEPVKKEEPGKPEREEAPTTAERRSPAGARPAGQRREGERPPRREGGPGRPQGGPGRPQGGPGRPQGGPGRPQGGPGRPQGGPGRPARQAGPGATGATGGDKPTSAIGDSKDKKRKKTKEKDKRKYKKEQEEKEITLRKKTAEERRREAQAPGEIHITENISVGELAKKLNIKAADVIAKLMHLGVMATINQVIDAETAEILASEYGTNVKVVSLYDETVIKHVEDDRPEDNVTRPPVVTVMGHVDHGKTKLLDAIRKTNIIDQEFGGITQHIGAYSVKIGEKKITFLDTPGHEAFTTMRARGAKITDIVVLVVAANDGVMPQTIEAINHAKDAGVPIIVAINKVDLPEANPDKVKHELAKYDLVQESWGGHTLFAEISAKFVKNIDALLELILIQAEMLELKANSKLLARGTVIESKLDMGRGAVSTVLIQNGSLHVGDPFVIGVFSGKVRAMFDDLGKPIEVAGPATPVEVLGISGVPSAGDPFEGVESDKTAKQISQKRLEYKRAESAKKVKKVTLESLNEMIREGEVQELRIIVKADVDGSSQALKESLEKLSIGEVRVKVIHTGTGGINESDVMLASASNAVIIGYHVRPTGKVSEIAERENVSIKFFNVIFEVTDSIKAAMEGMLSPEIREEVTGSGDVKQVFKISKVGTIAGAMLNTGKIERSSKMRLLRDGVVVFDGALKSLKRFKDDVSEVAAGQEFGFGLDNFNDVKEGDSFEVYRLVEIAKTI from the coding sequence ATGAAAGCCATTGAAATAGCCAGAAGAAATCATATCTCGTGGGAAGATATGATGGAAGTGTGCCGGGAACTGGAAATCGCCTGCGAAACCGAAGAATCTGATCTTCAGGAAAAAAATATATTTCTCATCGAGAAAAAGATCGAGGCCATCAAAAAACGGAAGGCCCAGCAGATCGAGGACAGCAAAAAGGGAAAGAAAATCAAGCTGAAGCGGAAGGTGCAGGTCCCCAAAGAGGGGAAGGAAGGCGCCGAAGCCGTGGAAGAGCCTGTAAAAAAGGAAGAGCCCGGGAAACCTGAGCGTGAAGAGGCCCCGACGACGGCAGAACGCCGTTCCCCTGCCGGAGCGCGTCCGGCAGGTCAGAGAAGAGAGGGAGAAAGGCCGCCGCGAAGGGAAGGCGGTCCGGGGCGTCCTCAGGGCGGTCCGGGGCGTCCCCAGGGCGGTCCGGGGCGTCCCCAAGGCGGTCCGGGGCGTCCCCAGGGCGGTCCGGGGCGTCCCCAGGGCGGTCCGGGACGTCCTGCGCGGCAGGCGGGGCCGGGCGCGACAGGGGCTACGGGAGGCGATAAACCGACGTCAGCCATAGGCGACAGCAAAGATAAGAAGCGAAAGAAAACCAAGGAAAAAGATAAACGAAAATATAAGAAGGAACAGGAAGAAAAGGAGATCACCCTCCGGAAGAAGACCGCCGAAGAACGGCGGCGCGAGGCCCAGGCCCCCGGGGAGATCCATATAACCGAAAATATATCGGTCGGCGAGCTGGCCAAGAAGCTGAACATCAAGGCGGCGGACGTCATCGCCAAGCTGATGCACCTGGGCGTCATGGCCACCATCAACCAGGTCATCGATGCGGAGACGGCCGAGATCCTCGCGTCGGAATACGGCACTAACGTGAAGGTGGTATCCCTCTACGACGAGACCGTCATCAAGCATGTCGAGGACGATCGTCCTGAAGACAACGTCACGCGCCCGCCGGTCGTCACGGTCATGGGCCACGTCGATCACGGCAAGACAAAGCTCCTGGACGCCATCAGAAAAACCAATATCATCGACCAGGAATTCGGCGGTATAACCCAGCACATCGGCGCCTACAGCGTCAAGATAGGCGAGAAGAAGATAACATTCCTCGACACGCCGGGCCACGAGGCCTTCACCACCATGCGGGCCCGCGGCGCAAAGATAACGGATATTGTCGTGCTCGTCGTGGCTGCGAACGACGGCGTCATGCCCCAGACCATCGAGGCGATCAACCACGCCAAGGACGCCGGGGTCCCCATCATCGTGGCTATAAACAAGGTGGACCTCCCGGAGGCCAACCCGGACAAGGTCAAGCACGAGCTCGCGAAGTACGACCTGGTGCAGGAGTCCTGGGGCGGCCATACCCTCTTCGCGGAGATCAGCGCCAAGTTCGTCAAGAATATCGACGCCCTGCTGGAGCTCATCCTCATCCAGGCCGAGATGCTGGAGCTGAAGGCGAACTCGAAGCTCCTCGCGCGGGGCACGGTCATAGAATCGAAGCTGGACATGGGCCGCGGCGCCGTGTCCACGGTCCTCATACAGAACGGCTCGCTTCATGTGGGCGATCCCTTTGTCATCGGCGTTTTTTCCGGGAAGGTGCGCGCCATGTTCGACGACCTGGGCAAGCCCATCGAGGTGGCGGGTCCGGCGACCCCGGTAGAGGTCCTTGGCATATCGGGCGTGCCCTCCGCCGGGGACCCCTTCGAGGGAGTCGAATCGGACAAGACGGCCAAGCAGATATCGCAGAAGCGCCTCGAGTACAAGCGGGCCGAATCGGCAAAGAAGGTCAAGAAAGTCACCCTGGAGTCCCTGAACGAGATGATCCGCGAGGGCGAGGTGCAGGAGCTTCGCATCATCGTCAAGGCCGACGTCGACGGCTCCAGCCAGGCGCTGAAAGAGTCGCTGGAGAAGCTCTCCATCGGCGAGGTGCGGGTCAAGGTTATCCACACCGGTACCGGCGGCATCAATGAATCGGACGTCATGCTTGCGTCCGCGTCGAACGCGGTCATCATCGGGTACCACGTGCGGCCCACCGGCAAGGTTTCGGAAATCGCCGAGCGCGAGAACGTGTCGATCAAGTTCTTCAACGTCATCTTCGAGGTCACCGACTCCATCAAAGCCGCCATGGAGGGGATGCTCTCCCCGGAGATACGGGAAGAGGTCACCGGTTCCGGCGACGTGAAGCAGGTGTTCAAGATATCCAAGGTCGGGACCATCGCCGGCGCCATGCTGAACACGGGAAAGATCGAGCGGAGCAGCAAGATGCGGCTCCTGCGGGACGGCGTTGTCGTTTTCGACGGCGCCCTGAAGTCCCTGAAGCGCTTCAAGGACGACGTGTCCGAGGTTGCCGCTGGACAGGAGTTCGGCTTCGGTCTCGACAATTTCAACGATGTGAAGGAAGGGGACAGCTTCGAGGTGTACAGGCTGGTTGAAATAGCCAAGACGATATGA
- the nusA gene encoding transcription termination/antitermination protein NusA: protein MSKNFFEALHEIATDKGIPREYIEQIVESAMLSAFKKQYGMIDNVRVVFDRDKNSVKVVSKKMVVKTVRNRAEEISAGEASRIAPNAQLGDDIEVEEDPLESFGRIAAQTAKQVIIQKIKEAEKNIIYGEFVDKEGELINGFLQRKTKDAIYIDLGRTEGILPAREQNPLEHYKVGDRVKALILAVQKNSKGPSIILSRTHPTFIEKLFEMEIPEIYDGVVRIVKVVREPGMRTKVAVTSERDDVDSVGACVGMKGIRIQSIVRELEGEKIDVVEWFEDRKIMAGNALTPAKVHEIVEKSDGGVIAVIDNDQKHLALGKAGHNVRLASKLCGFDIDIKTEDSYRDFLSSSESRAIVEQLFSKVNEDETPLSELPGLETRTIKLLENGGVFSVEDLVEKSLEELMAIDGIGEKTAKKILEIIAESVDFDESEEGESEKASEEDPGTEKSSEEGTETSEGTKGTDGQEKPKEEE from the coding sequence ATGAGCAAGAATTTTTTTGAGGCATTACACGAAATAGCGACCGACAAGGGAATCCCCCGGGAATATATCGAGCAGATCGTGGAATCCGCGATGCTGTCCGCGTTCAAGAAGCAGTACGGCATGATCGACAACGTGCGGGTCGTTTTCGACCGGGACAAGAACAGCGTGAAGGTCGTGTCCAAGAAAATGGTCGTCAAGACGGTCCGGAACAGGGCCGAGGAGATATCGGCCGGCGAGGCCTCCCGGATCGCCCCGAACGCCCAGCTGGGGGACGACATCGAGGTCGAGGAGGATCCCCTTGAATCGTTTGGAAGGATCGCTGCCCAGACCGCGAAGCAGGTCATCATCCAGAAGATAAAGGAAGCTGAGAAGAACATCATATACGGCGAATTCGTCGACAAGGAGGGAGAGCTCATCAACGGCTTTCTCCAGCGCAAGACCAAGGACGCCATCTACATCGACCTGGGCCGCACCGAGGGAATACTCCCGGCCCGCGAGCAGAACCCCCTTGAGCACTACAAGGTGGGCGACCGGGTGAAGGCGCTCATTCTCGCCGTGCAGAAGAACTCCAAGGGACCGAGCATCATCCTGTCCCGCACGCACCCCACCTTCATCGAGAAGCTCTTCGAAATGGAGATTCCGGAAATATATGACGGCGTTGTCCGCATCGTCAAGGTCGTGCGCGAGCCGGGAATGCGCACCAAGGTGGCCGTCACGAGCGAGCGCGATGATGTCGATTCCGTCGGCGCCTGCGTCGGCATGAAGGGCATCCGCATCCAGTCGATCGTGCGGGAGCTCGAGGGCGAGAAGATCGATGTCGTGGAATGGTTCGAGGACCGGAAGATCATGGCGGGCAACGCCCTGACCCCGGCGAAGGTCCATGAAATCGTCGAGAAATCCGATGGCGGCGTCATAGCCGTTATCGACAACGACCAGAAGCACCTGGCCCTGGGCAAGGCGGGCCACAACGTGCGCCTGGCGTCGAAGCTCTGCGGCTTCGACATTGACATCAAGACCGAGGATTCGTACCGCGACTTCCTCTCCTCGAGCGAGTCGCGCGCCATCGTGGAGCAGCTCTTCTCGAAGGTCAACGAGGACGAAACGCCGCTGTCAGAGCTGCCCGGCCTCGAGACGAGGACCATCAAGCTCCTGGAGAACGGCGGGGTCTTCTCCGTCGAGGATCTCGTGGAAAAATCGCTGGAAGAGCTCATGGCCATCGACGGCATCGGCGAGAAAACCGCCAAAAAAATACTTGAGATAATCGCCGAAAGCGTTGATTTCGATGAATCAGAGGAAGGAGAATCAGAGAAAGCATCAGAGGAGGACCCGGGCACGGAGAAAAGTTCTGAAGAAGGCACGGAAACATCAGAGGGGACAAAGGGGACCGACGGGCAGGAAAAACCGAAAGAGGAAGAATAG
- a CDS encoding ribosome maturation factor RimP has protein sequence MQIKERMLELIEDTAGALGYLIYESSILYKGENSQIHVKIDSLAGISHLDCEKFSRELSARLDAEEDLPNYSLEVSSPGLNRLLRNSSEFRRFPGAPVKVIYEDDGGRRVVKGTIGDMTDATVAVSHEKGTTEIPFDVIISANLDY, from the coding sequence GTGCAGATCAAAGAACGAATGTTGGAGCTTATCGAGGATACCGCCGGCGCCCTGGGCTACCTGATTTACGAATCCTCAATCCTTTATAAAGGAGAGAATTCCCAGATTCATGTTAAGATTGACAGCCTCGCCGGGATATCGCACCTCGATTGCGAGAAATTCTCACGGGAGCTGTCAGCGCGGCTGGACGCCGAGGAAGACCTGCCGAACTACTCCCTGGAAGTATCATCGCCGGGCCTCAACAGGCTGCTGCGCAACAGCTCCGAGTTCAGGCGGTTTCCCGGTGCCCCGGTGAAGGTCATTTATGAAGATGATGGCGGCCGCCGGGTCGTCAAGGGCACCATCGGTGATATGACCGATGCGACCGTGGCGGTTTCCCATGAAAAGGGAACAACGGAAATTCCATTCGATGTGATTATCAGCGCTAATCTTGATTATTAA
- a CDS encoding diguanylate cyclase, with amino-acid sequence MAETILLVDDSRVDTALLTKLLEDYTFLSASCGEEMWHVLKRETPSIILLDVVMPGEDGFQIAKKLSSIEKFADIPIIFITSKDTGKDVERGFESGGVDYIKKPFNEIELRARIRSALIKKKQEHELREQTITDPLTGVHNRRYFFEYLDKIVEHGRRNTRKCFSIALIDIDHFKNINDTLGHQAGDFVLRQLADYLKKSVRPYDLVARYGGEEFIILFKDCNKKESFEVLQRIKDSIDREQYTFENAQIHVTFSGGIADNRELDQGAAAAEELVKIADGRMYAAKNAGRNRIVIEPEKAL; translated from the coding sequence GTGGCTGAAACGATTTTATTGGTCGATGACTCCCGTGTCGATACCGCGTTATTAACGAAACTCCTTGAAGATTATACCTTCCTGAGCGCCTCCTGCGGCGAGGAGATGTGGCATGTCCTGAAGCGCGAAACCCCGTCGATCATCCTCCTGGACGTGGTCATGCCGGGGGAGGACGGATTCCAGATCGCAAAGAAATTGTCGAGCATCGAAAAATTCGCCGATATTCCCATCATTTTTATCACATCGAAGGACACGGGCAAGGACGTGGAACGGGGCTTTGAATCCGGCGGCGTTGACTATATCAAAAAGCCGTTCAACGAGATAGAGCTGCGCGCCCGGATCCGCTCGGCCCTCATCAAAAAGAAGCAGGAGCATGAGCTCCGCGAACAGACCATCACCGATCCCCTGACCGGGGTCCATAACCGGCGCTATTTCTTCGAATACCTCGACAAGATCGTGGAGCACGGCCGGCGTAACACGCGGAAATGCTTTTCCATAGCCCTGATCGATATCGATCATTTCAAGAATATCAATGACACCCTGGGGCATCAGGCGGGGGACTTCGTCCTGAGACAGCTCGCCGATTATCTGAAAAAGAGCGTCAGGCCCTATGACCTGGTGGCCCGGTACGGCGGCGAGGAATTCATAATCCTCTTCAAGGACTGCAACAAGAAGGAATCCTTCGAAGTGTTGCAGAGGATCAAGGACTCCATCGACCGGGAGCAATATACCTTCGAGAATGCCCAGATCCATGTCACCTTCAGCGGAGGCATCGCCGATAACCGCGAGCTTGACCAGGGGGCGGCTGCCGCGGAAGAGCTGGTCAAGATCGCCGACGGACGCATGTACGCGGCCAAGAATGCGGGCCGGAACAGGATTGTCATCGAGCCGGAGAAGGCCCTGTAA
- a CDS encoding UvrD-helicase domain-containing protein: MSILENLNENQKKAVLHTEGPLLILAGAGSGKTRVITHRIAYLVGEKRVPPTAIFAVTFTNKATEEMKNRIIRLIGPQGASVFIKTFHAASVYILRRYGERIGIPSSFSIYDTSDQATLVKEILLQMRLDPKKIRPESIVSKISEVKDKAELIDGADPGLLAQKTHFYDFQEIYDEYHRLMAKNNALDFNDLLIKTVQLLRSDADALGRLQRQWSYFMVDEYQDTNYAQYLIAKHLASASRNICVVGDDDQSIYSWRGADIRNILNFEKDYLGAAVVTLDKNYRSRQPILSAAASVIRNNVNRKEKNLNAHKGEGEAVVWCKTNNEYGEAEYVVNTIMSLKHRENLSSGDFAIFYRTNAQSRVFEDRLRKENIPYRVVGGMKFYERKEIKDILAYLKFIVNPLDLISMLRIINTPARGIGRVTIDKIRDHAARDGEPEWNVIRDNRLGEKLPKGLVDFRSLMLKCQESAREIPRTKLSDFVSQVLELSGYVKTLEEDDSMESRSRLENISELVNSIYDYEQVYPEATLDQFLQDISLYTSEENPEEDPDSRTAMVTLMTVHNAKGLEYPVVFLTGMEEDIFPHRLSSDTEEGIEEERRLCYVGITRAMERVYITCAELRRTFHEIFHKEPSRFIFEIPPDLLNMQEFYSSSYQNGASFRNPYGVKKTYAESHFDADDGTGDEAAEEPAAEDSAAGRSDSKFRIRDSVLHPKYGIGRVLSIEGSGDNVKLTILFGKSSKTFLEKYTPLEKAD, encoded by the coding sequence ATGTCCATTCTCGAAAACCTTAACGAAAACCAGAAAAAAGCCGTTTTGCATACCGAAGGCCCCCTCCTTATTCTTGCCGGTGCCGGCTCCGGCAAGACCAGGGTCATAACCCACCGGATCGCCTACCTGGTGGGAGAAAAGCGTGTTCCCCCCACCGCCATATTCGCCGTCACCTTCACCAACAAGGCAACGGAGGAGATGAAGAACCGCATCATCAGGCTCATCGGCCCCCAGGGGGCCAGCGTGTTCATCAAGACCTTTCACGCCGCATCCGTGTACATCCTGCGGCGCTACGGGGAGCGGATCGGCATCCCGTCTTCATTTTCCATTTACGACACGTCCGACCAGGCGACGCTGGTGAAGGAGATCCTTCTCCAGATGCGACTGGACCCGAAAAAGATCCGGCCCGAGTCGATCGTGTCAAAAATATCTGAGGTGAAGGACAAGGCCGAGCTGATCGACGGCGCCGACCCCGGTCTCCTGGCGCAGAAAACGCATTTCTATGATTTCCAGGAGATCTATGACGAGTACCACCGGCTGATGGCCAAGAACAACGCCCTTGACTTCAACGATCTCCTTATCAAGACCGTGCAGCTCCTCCGCTCGGACGCCGATGCCCTCGGGCGTCTCCAGCGCCAGTGGTCGTACTTCATGGTCGACGAATACCAGGACACCAACTACGCCCAGTACCTGATCGCCAAGCACCTGGCCTCGGCGAGCAGGAACATCTGCGTCGTCGGCGACGACGACCAGTCGATCTACTCGTGGCGCGGCGCCGATATCCGCAACATCCTGAACTTCGAAAAGGATTACCTGGGCGCCGCCGTCGTCACCCTTGACAAAAACTACCGGTCGCGACAGCCGATACTCTCCGCTGCGGCATCGGTGATCAGGAACAACGTGAACCGGAAGGAGAAGAACCTGAACGCGCACAAGGGCGAGGGAGAAGCGGTGGTGTGGTGCAAGACAAACAACGAGTACGGCGAGGCGGAATACGTGGTGAACACCATCATGTCGCTGAAGCACCGGGAAAACCTTTCCAGCGGCGACTTCGCCATCTTCTACCGCACCAACGCCCAGTCCCGCGTGTTCGAAGATCGCCTCAGAAAAGAGAACATTCCCTACCGCGTCGTGGGAGGCATGAAGTTCTACGAACGCAAGGAGATCAAGGACATCCTTGCCTACCTGAAATTCATCGTGAACCCCCTCGACCTGATATCCATGCTCCGCATCATCAACACCCCGGCCCGGGGCATCGGCAGGGTGACCATCGACAAGATCCGCGACCACGCCGCACGGGACGGCGAGCCGGAATGGAACGTGATTCGGGATAACCGGCTCGGCGAGAAGCTCCCCAAGGGGCTTGTCGACTTCAGAAGCCTCATGCTGAAATGCCAGGAATCGGCCCGGGAGATACCGCGGACCAAGCTGTCCGATTTCGTGAGCCAGGTCCTGGAGCTCTCCGGCTATGTCAAGACCCTCGAGGAGGATGACTCGATGGAGAGCCGCTCCCGCCTGGAGAACATAAGCGAGCTCGTGAACAGCATCTACGATTACGAGCAGGTGTACCCCGAGGCGACCCTCGACCAGTTCTTGCAGGACATCTCCCTGTACACGTCCGAGGAAAACCCGGAGGAAGACCCCGACAGCAGGACCGCCATGGTCACCCTGATGACCGTGCACAACGCCAAGGGCCTCGAGTACCCGGTGGTGTTCCTCACGGGGATGGAGGAGGACATCTTCCCCCACCGCCTTTCATCGGACACCGAGGAGGGGATCGAGGAGGAGCGGCGCCTCTGCTACGTGGGGATCACCCGGGCCATGGAGCGCGTCTACATCACCTGCGCCGAGCTGCGGCGGACCTTCCACGAGATATTCCACAAGGAGCCGTCGCGGTTCATCTTCGAGATACCCCCCGACCTCCTCAATATGCAGGAATTCTATTCCAGCAGCTACCAGAACGGCGCTTCCTTCCGCAATCCCTACGGCGTGAAGAAGACCTACGCCGAATCCCACTTTGACGCCGATGACGGCACCGGCGACGAAGCGGCTGAAGAGCCGGCAGCGGAGGACTCCGCGGCCGGACGAAGCGATTCGAAGTTCAGGATCAGGGACAGCGTGCTCCATCCGAAGTACGGCATCGGCCGGGTCCTCAGCATCGAGGGCTCCGGCGACAACGTGAAGCTCACCATCCTCTTCGGCAAGTCGAGCAAGACCTTCCTGGAGAAATACACTCCCCTGGAGAAGGCGGATTGA
- a CDS encoding TRAM domain-containing protein produces MIIILRILFIVLSMLFSSLYFVDKAFYIIMAAAAVAGVVSLLVLILVEYVLHTFSARMFAAAIIGLIVGFTLGHLLNLAYGALHITALDEYSHIITPLIYHLTGFFVMMYFVINFDEISFLDKIVSSDEENSDEKIAYKILDTSVIIDGRIADICDTGFIEGILVIPNFVLNELQMIADSADSIKRNRGRRGLDILNKMQKDQSIMVKITDMDFADINEVDAKLVKLAKIMNAKVITNDFNLNKVAEFHGVPVLNINQLSNSLKPVVLPGEEMRVALIKEGKDQNQAIGYLDDGTMVVVENGRKRLNDEVDVTVTSVLQTTAGRMIFTRLKEY; encoded by the coding sequence ATGATTATTATTTTGCGGATATTATTTATCGTATTATCAATGCTCTTTTCCTCGCTCTATTTTGTCGATAAGGCCTTTTATATCATCATGGCCGCTGCGGCGGTGGCCGGCGTCGTTTCGCTTCTCGTGCTCATCCTCGTGGAATACGTGCTCCATACCTTTTCGGCGCGGATGTTCGCCGCCGCGATCATCGGCCTGATCGTCGGCTTCACCCTGGGGCATCTCCTGAACCTCGCCTACGGGGCGCTGCACATCACGGCCCTCGACGAGTATTCGCACATCATCACGCCCCTCATCTATCACCTGACGGGCTTTTTCGTGATGATGTACTTCGTGATCAATTTCGACGAGATATCCTTCCTGGACAAGATCGTGTCCTCCGACGAGGAGAACTCGGACGAAAAGATCGCCTACAAGATCCTCGATACCAGCGTCATCATCGACGGACGGATCGCCGACATCTGCGACACCGGCTTCATCGAGGGCATCCTGGTGATCCCCAACTTCGTCCTGAACGAGCTCCAGATGATCGCCGACTCGGCGGACTCGATCAAGAGGAACCGCGGCCGGCGCGGCCTGGACATACTGAACAAGATGCAGAAGGACCAGTCGATCATGGTGAAGATCACGGACATGGATTTCGCGGACATCAACGAGGTGGACGCGAAGCTCGTGAAGCTGGCCAAGATCATGAACGCCAAGGTCATCACCAACGACTTCAACCTGAACAAGGTGGCCGAGTTCCACGGGGTTCCGGTCCTGAACATCAACCAGCTCTCCAATTCCCTGAAGCCAGTGGTGCTTCCCGGCGAGGAGATGCGGGTCGCGCTCATCAAGGAGGGGAAGGACCAGAACCAGGCCATCGGCTACCTCGACGACGGCACCATGGTCGTTGTCGAGAACGGACGGAAGCGGCTGAACGACGAGGTCGATGTAACGGTCACTTCGGTGCTGCAGACGACGGCGGGGCGGATGATTTTCACCAGGCTGAAAGAATACTGA
- a CDS encoding transcriptional regulator: protein MFKVGDNIVYPMHGVGRIEAIEKKVILGKRSEYYIITILNSGMKVMIPVKNAEQIGIRSIIPKKDIKKVLGVLTKNEISSVDDWKERYQNNIDKVKSGSIYEVSEVARDLYRRGREKELSIMERKLYENAYQLVTHEVALSKNVDLEEAGNLVSEALSSHHPKK from the coding sequence ATGTTCAAGGTCGGTGACAATATTGTCTATCCCATGCACGGCGTGGGGAGAATAGAGGCCATCGAAAAAAAAGTCATTTTAGGCAAGAGAAGCGAATACTATATTATTACAATCCTGAACAGCGGCATGAAGGTGATGATCCCGGTAAAGAACGCTGAACAAATTGGAATACGTAGCATCATACCGAAAAAGGATATTAAAAAGGTTCTCGGCGTTCTGACTAAAAATGAAATAAGCTCGGTGGACGATTGGAAGGAACGGTACCAGAACAATATTGACAAGGTGAAAAGCGGTTCCATCTACGAGGTTTCCGAGGTGGCCCGGGACCTGTACCGCCGGGGACGCGAGAAGGAGCTTTCCATAATGGAACGGAAGCTCTACGAAAACGCGTATCAGCTTGTCACTCATGAAGTTGCCCTGTCTAAAAATGTCGACCTGGAGGAAGCCGGTAACCTGGTTTCCGAGGCCCTCTCATCTCATCATCCGAAAAAATAA